From a single Sorghum bicolor cultivar BTx623 chromosome 5, Sorghum_bicolor_NCBIv3, whole genome shotgun sequence genomic region:
- the LOC8079150 gene encoding uncharacterized protein LOC8079150: MASRSQSQVQYKYLQLLFGIHKDHDYNTKTATEYQVKKYLLLLATLVATVTYAAGLNVPGGSWLEDDLPEGHLAGDSILRDTSFRRYIVFYYFNAISFAASLMVGLLLLIVHQDGQSWGNWALLQLVRAVMLVDLLGLLGAYAVGSSHDRFTTVCGATVLASGVVAYAAVALVTKWFVTTAAAAADDDDQNKQESLQEAKAKGRKKEHEILLVLAIFAATIGYVAGLNPPGGFWRSSDDSEQAGHHHHHNAGEPVLQGLHRTRYRVFFYFNTTGFVASLLAIMLVVSFDKMKYEEQDRIPTGVRKLALFGPNVTALLGLAGAYAAGSCRDSRHTIYIVLVAASISLLLFVAQMIAKRMNSNSRANLPTKSESTSRRSGSTMNSSDETKALPYKNWAKTREDLQLLAILVATVAYTAGVDPPGGVWAETGHGHRVGDPILLTTHPVRYKVFFYCNSAALVASLAIMVMLQSDRLVRKHALEAVMILDLFALIGAFAAGGARDTSTSVYTVALAGAVLIYVVIHIVFFTLDTPAPPPPAEGGENHAVADEDPSTTPAPAAQKGEKKNVDEQRQEEKQLQKRRDVLLLLAILAATLTYQAGLTPPGGTWEEDGGGDSSSSSGGGHRAGFPVLLDKFPLRYKTFYYCNAASFMASVALIVLLLNQNLYKPGIRCYALYVCMVAGMLGLMGAYSAGSSLHLRTSIVVLVFASLLTVAAFAVAIYVKKRNDKKARIRQGDDDDDGGGQKRPKIKAKTNKAKRKDDGDAMTYLMLVGILGASVTYLTGLKPPGGTWRDDGDGHSAGSPVLYDTGKHRYNAFFYNNSASFMISINIIAWLLVRMIWGPRRKDDDEAATTATTTTAKTTASSVVVHLSPLYGAVVLDLVALLGAYAAGSARKWGTSTKVVVMLVPVLLVVWLVLFCCDKQTKDKPAATSQPAVTS; encoded by the exons ATGGCCAGCAGGTCACAATCCCAAGTACAATACAAGTATTTGCAACTGTTGTTTGGCATTCACAAAGACCACGACTACAATACCAAAACAGCGACGGAGTACCAGGTGAAGAAgtacctgctgctgctggccaCCCTGGTGGCGACGGTGACCTACGCGGCGGGGCTCAACGTGCCGGGGGGTTCCTGGCTGGAGGACGACCTGCCGGAAGGGCATCTCGCCGGCGACTCCATCCTCCGGGACACCAGCTTCCGCCGCTACATCGTCTTCTACTACTTTAACGCCATCTCCTTCGCGGCGTCGCTCATggtcggcctcctcctcctcatcgtccACCAGGACGGCCAGAGCTGGGGCAACTGGGCGCTGCTCCAGCTCGTGCGCGCCGTCATGCTGGTCGACCTGCTCGGCCTCTTGGGTGCCTACGCCGTCGGCAGCAGCCACGACAGGTTCACCACCGTCTGCGGCGCCACCGTGCTCGCGTCCGGCGTCGTCGCCTACGCCGCCGTCGCCTTGGTAACGAAATGGTTcgtcaccaccgccgccgccgccgccgacgacgacgaccaaaATAAACAAGAGAGCCTGCAGGAGGCCAAGGCCAAGGGGCGAAAGAAGGAGCACGAGATCCTGTTGGTGCTCGCCATCTTCGCGGCGACCATCGGGTACGTCGCCGGGCTGAACCCTCCCGGCGGCTTCTGGCGGAGCTCCGACGACTCCGAGCAGGCcgggcaccaccaccaccacaacgCCGGCGAACCGGTGCTGCAGGGCCTCCACCGCACCCGCTACAGGGTCTTCTTCTACTTCAACACCACCGGCTTCGTCGCGTCCCTGCTCGCCATCATGCTCGTCGTCAGCTTTGACAAGATGAAATACGAGGAGCAGGACCGTATCCCGACGGGAGTAAGGAAGCTTGCGCTGTTTGGACCCAACGTCACGGCACTCTTGGGCCTTGCGGGTGCTTACGCCGCAGGGAGCTGCAGGGACAGCAGGCACACCATCTATATTGTTCTAGTTGCTGCCTCCATTTCTCTCCTGCTCTTTGTTGCCCAAATGATAGCAAAGAGGATGAACTCCAACAGCAG AGCAAATCTCCCTACCAAGAGCGAGTCGACCAGCAGAAG GAGTGGATCCACAATGAACAGCAGCGACGAAACAAAAGCTTTACCATACAAGAACTGGGCAAAGACTCGTGAAGATCTGCAGCTGCTTGCCATCCTTGTGGCGACCGTTGCCTACACAGCAGGGGTGGATCCACCGGGCGGCGTGTGGGCGGAAACCGGGCACGGTCACAGAGTGGGCGACCCCATCCTCCTGACGACGCACCCCGTGCGGTACAAggtcttcttctactgcaactcGGCAGCCCTAGTGGCGTCCCTGGCCATCATGGTCATGCTGCAGAGCGACCGTCTGGTCCGGAAGCACGCGCTGGAGGCGGTCATGATACTCGACCTCTTCGCCCTCATCGGCGCATTCGCCGCCGGCGGAGCACGGGACACCTCCACCTCCGTGTACACGGTGGCCTTGGCTGGCGCCGTCCTCATCTATGTCGTCATCCACATCGTCTTCTTCACCCTAGATACCCCGGCACCACCGCCGCCTGCAGAGGGTGGTGAGAACCACGCCGTCGCCGACGAGGATCCAAGCACCaccccggcgccggcggcacAAAAGGGTGAAAAGAAGAATgtcgacgagcagaggcaggagGAGAAGCAGCTGCAGAAGAGGCGTGACGTGCTGCTACTGCTCGCGATCCTGGCGGCGACGCTCACGTACCAAGCTGGCCTGACACCGCCGGGCGGCACCTGGGAggaagacggcggcggcgattcGTCGTCGTCCTCCGGCGGCGGGCACCGCGCCGGCTTCCCGGTGCTCCTAGACAAGTTCCCGCTCCGTTACAAGACATTCTACTACTGCAACGCGGCGAGCTTCATGGCGTCGGTGGCGCTCATCGTCCTCCTCCTGAACCAGAACCTGTACAAGCCTGGCATCCGGTGCTACGCGCTCTACGTCTGCATGGTGGCCGGGATGCTGGGACTCATGGGTGCCTACTCAGCTGGGAGCTCCCTGCATCTCAGGACATCCATTGTTGTCTTGGTGTTTGCGTCTCTGCTGACAGTCGCAGCGTTCGCGGTGGCGATCTACGTGAAGAAACGCAACGATAAGAAAGCCAGAATTCGCcaaggtgatgatgatgatgatggcggcGGCCAAAAAAGGCCCAAAATAAAAGCCAAAACCAACAAGGCAAAACGCAAGGATGACGGCGACGCGATGACGTATCTGATGCTGGTCGGAATACTGGGCGCCAGCGTGACGTACCTGACGGGACTGAAGCCGCCGGGTGGCACCTGGAGGGACGACGGCGACGGACACTCGGCGGGGAGCCCCGTCCTCTACGACACCGGCAAGCATCGGTACAACGCCTTCTTCTACAACAACTCCGCGTCCTTCATGATCTCCATCAACATCATCGCCTGGCTACTTGTCCGGATGATCTGGGGACCTCGCCGGAAAGACGACGACGAAGctgcgacgacggcgacgacgacgacggcgaagaCGACGGCGAGTTCTGTCGTTGTTCATCTTTCGCCGCTGTATGGAGCAGTGGTGCTGGACTTGGTGGCTCTCCTGGGAGCCTACGCGGCGGGCAGCGCTCGCAAGTGGGGGACAAGCACCAAAGTCGTCGTCATGCTCGTCCCTGTATTGCTCGTCGTTTGGCTGGTTCTCTTCTGCTgcgacaaacaaacaaaagacaAGCCAGCAGCAACATCACAACCAGCAGTAACAAGctga